The following proteins are encoded in a genomic region of Alphaproteobacteria bacterium:
- a CDS encoding ATP-binding cassette domain-containing protein produces the protein MVDLAPSDTEIRIEGLTKAFDGRPVLQGVDLTVQVGSFIAIVGGSGCGKTVLLNHILGLLTPDSGRIFVRMQGELVDLAGLDGEQLDDLHTHWGVVFQRNALFSGTVQGNIALWLKEVRHLGDEAIETIAAKVLESVGLPTDREFLDSPVESLSGGMAKRIAIARSLAMKPDCLFFDEPTTGLDPVNASQIQDLLLSTHVDQEADGKPRTTIIVTHDKDLLVRLKPQIVMLHEGSVSFNGPFDEFMTSTSPIIRPYFDLMPVLHQRDGGKI, from the coding sequence ATGGTCGATTTGGCGCCGTCAGATACCGAAATCCGCATCGAGGGCCTGACCAAGGCTTTCGATGGCAGGCCGGTTCTGCAGGGCGTCGATCTGACGGTGCAGGTGGGCAGCTTCATCGCCATCGTGGGCGGATCGGGTTGCGGCAAGACGGTGCTGCTCAATCATATCCTGGGATTGTTGACGCCCGACAGCGGGCGCATCTTCGTGCGCATGCAAGGTGAACTGGTCGATCTGGCGGGGCTGGACGGCGAACAGCTCGACGATTTGCACACACATTGGGGCGTGGTGTTCCAGCGCAACGCCCTGTTCTCGGGCACGGTGCAAGGCAACATAGCCCTGTGGCTCAAGGAAGTGCGCCATCTGGGCGACGAGGCGATCGAGACCATCGCCGCCAAGGTTCTTGAGTCCGTGGGCTTGCCGACCGACCGCGAGTTTCTGGACAGTCCCGTCGAAAGCCTGTCGGGCGGCATGGCCAAACGCATCGCCATCGCCCGCTCGCTGGCCATGAAGCCGGATTGCCTGTTCTTCGACGAGCCGACCACCGGCCTTGATCCGGTCAACGCCTCGCAAATCCAAGATCTGCTGCTTTCGACCCATGTCGATCAGGAAGCGGACGGCAAGCCTCGCACCACCATCATCGTCACTCATGACAAGGATTTGTTGGTTCGCCTAAAGCCCCAGATCGTGATGCTGCACGAAGGCAGCGTGTCGTTCAACGGTCCGTTCGATGAATTCATGACCTCGACCTCGCCCATCATCCGCCCCTATTTCGACCTGATGCCGGTGCTGCATCAGCGCGATGGGGGAAAGATCTAG
- a CDS encoding type II toxin-antitoxin system VapC family toxin, translating to MFLLDTCILSELRKQRIPSNVSAWLQKHKKAEMYLSVVTIGEIEAGVAKQRKSDLSFAASLDVWLDEVIDYYGERILPITVDVARIWGNFDPASGNATDKLIAATAKAHGLKIVTRNHRHFAPLAVAVVNPFGE from the coding sequence ATGTTTCTGCTCGATACCTGCATCCTGTCGGAACTGCGCAAGCAACGCATCCCTTCGAATGTCTCCGCTTGGCTGCAAAAGCACAAGAAGGCCGAGATGTACTTAAGCGTCGTCACCATCGGCGAGATCGAGGCGGGCGTCGCCAAGCAGCGTAAGTCCGATCTTTCTTTTGCCGCGTCGCTGGATGTCTGGCTGGACGAAGTCATCGATTATTATGGCGAGCGCATTCTGCCCATCACCGTCGATGTCGCAAGAATATGGGGCAATTTCGACCCCGCCTCGGGCAACGCGACCGACAAGCTGATCGCCGCCACGGCGAAGGCACATGGTTTGAAGATCGTCACCCGCAACCATCGACATTTTGCGCCGCTGGCTGTTGCCGTCGTCAATCCGTTCGGAGAGTAG
- a CDS encoding type II toxin-antitoxin system Phd/YefM family antitoxin yields the protein MSRASWPLQDAKNSFSAVVAAAEKGKPQLVTKHGRPAVVVVEAKTYERMAANEKKKRPSFVDLLLAMPKDDSAFERIETPLRDVEF from the coding sequence ATGTCCCGCGCTTCGTGGCCCTTGCAGGATGCCAAGAACAGCTTTTCCGCCGTCGTGGCGGCGGCGGAGAAGGGCAAGCCGCAACTTGTCACCAAGCATGGCCGTCCGGCTGTAGTGGTCGTCGAGGCCAAGACCTATGAACGCATGGCCGCCAATGAGAAGAAAAAGCGTCCCAGCTTTGTCGATCTGCTGCTGGCCATGCCCAAGGACGATAGTGCGTTCGAGCGCATCGAAACGCCCTTGCGCGATGTCGAGTTCTGA
- the leuB gene encoding 3-isopropylmalate dehydrogenase, with amino-acid sequence MSNKKLLLLPGDGIGPEVMAQVKRVIDWMAKKRQIKFDVTEDLVGGAAYDKHGIPLTDATMARAQESDAVILGAVGGPKWDNLPFEVKPERGLLRLRKDMDLFANLRPAMVFDALVEASTLKPEVVQGLDIMIVRELTGGVYFGQPKGIETLPDGQKRGFDNQTYTTSEIVRIGRVAFELARKRGKKLCSVEKANVMMSGVLWREEMTKLGPEYPDVELSHMFADNCSMQLVRNPKQFDVIVTDNLFGDILSDTASMLTGSLGMLPSASLGAPDANGKMKAMYEPVHGSAPDIAGKDIANPLATILSFSMCLRYSFDMQAEADLIEQAAKNVLAGGLRTADIMSPGKARVSTGVMGESILRELDKIG; translated from the coding sequence ATGTCCAACAAGAAGCTGCTGTTGCTGCCTGGCGACGGGATCGGCCCCGAAGTGATGGCGCAAGTCAAACGCGTCATCGACTGGATGGCCAAGAAGCGTCAGATCAAGTTCGACGTGACCGAGGATTTGGTGGGCGGCGCCGCTTACGACAAGCACGGCATTCCCCTGACCGACGCCACCATGGCGCGCGCGCAAGAATCGGATGCCGTCATCCTGGGCGCCGTCGGCGGCCCCAAATGGGACAATCTGCCCTTCGAGGTCAAGCCCGAGCGCGGCCTGTTGCGCCTGCGCAAGGATATGGACCTGTTCGCCAATCTGCGCCCCGCCATGGTGTTCGACGCCCTGGTCGAAGCCTCGACCCTGAAGCCCGAGGTGGTGCAGGGCCTGGACATCATGATCGTGCGCGAACTGACCGGCGGCGTATATTTCGGCCAGCCCAAGGGCATCGAGACCTTGCCCGACGGCCAGAAGCGCGGCTTCGACAATCAGACCTACACGACCAGCGAGATCGTGCGCATTGGCCGCGTGGCCTTCGAATTGGCCCGCAAGCGCGGCAAGAAACTGTGCTCGGTCGAGAAGGCCAATGTGATGATGTCGGGCGTGCTTTGGCGCGAAGAGATGACCAAGCTGGGGCCGGAATATCCCGACGTGGAATTGTCCCACATGTTCGCCGACAATTGCTCGATGCAGCTGGTGCGCAATCCCAAGCAGTTCGACGTGATCGTCACCGACAACCTGTTCGGCGACATTCTGTCCGACACCGCTTCGATGCTGACCGGTAGCTTGGGCATGCTGCCCTCGGCTTCGCTGGGAGCGCCCGACGCCAACGGCAAGATGAAGGCGATGTACGAGCCGGTGCATGGTTCGGCCCCCGACATCGCGGGCAAGGACATCGCCAATCCCTTGGCCACCATCCTGTCCTTCTCGATGTGCCTGCGCTATTCCTTCGACATGCAGGCCGAGGCCGACCTGATCGAACAGGCCGCCAAGAACGTGCTGGCCGGCGGGCTTCGCACCGCCGACATCATGTCGCCCGGCAAGGCCCGGGTCTCGACCGGCGTGATGGGCGAATCCATCCTGCGCGAGTTGGATAAAATTGGGTGA
- the leuD gene encoding 3-isopropylmalate dehydratase small subunit, translating to MQKFTKLTGVAAPMPIINVDTDMIIPKQFLKTIKRSGLGKNLFHEMRYDADGKEKPDFVLNKPQYRKTEILVAGDNFGCGSSREHAPWAIMDFGIRCVISTSFADIFYNNCFKNGILPIKLAQADVDKLMDDASRGANATVTVDLEAQEIRGPDGGVIKFEIDPFRKHCMLNGLDDIGLTLEKKAKIEDFETRRAQQSPWLAATGSR from the coding sequence ATGCAGAAATTCACCAAGCTCACGGGCGTCGCCGCCCCCATGCCGATCATCAATGTCGATACCGACATGATCATCCCCAAGCAGTTCTTGAAAACCATCAAGCGCTCGGGCCTGGGCAAGAATCTGTTTCATGAAATGCGCTACGACGCCGATGGCAAAGAGAAGCCCGACTTCGTGCTGAATAAGCCGCAATACCGCAAGACCGAGATTCTGGTGGCGGGCGACAATTTCGGCTGCGGCAGCTCGCGCGAACATGCGCCCTGGGCGATCATGGATTTCGGCATCCGCTGCGTGATCTCGACCAGCTTCGCCGACATTTTCTACAACAACTGCTTCAAGAACGGCATCCTGCCGATCAAACTTGCGCAGGCCGATGTCGACAAGCTGATGGACGACGCGTCACGCGGCGCCAACGCCACCGTGACCGTCGATCTGGAAGCCCAGGAAATTCGCGGTCCCGACGGCGGCGTCATCAAGTTTGAAATCGATCCCTTCCGCAAGCATTGCATGCTGAACGGGCTGGACGATATCGGCCTGACGCTGGAAAAGAAGGCCAAGATCGAGGACTTCGAGACCAGACGCGCCCAGCAGTCGCCTTGGCTGGCCGCCACCGGTTCGCGCTAA
- the leuC gene encoding 3-isopropylmalate dehydratase large subunit produces the protein MATPSTLFDKIWQAHLVDRQEDGTCLLYIDRHLVHEVTSPQAFEGLRVAGRKVRKPEQTLAVADHNVPTKDRDKGIAEEESRIQVETLEANVRDFAVPYFPMSDIRQGVVHIVGPEQGFTLPGATIVCGDSHTATHGAFGSLAFGIGTSEVEHVLATQTLLQRPAKNMLIEVTGTLPQGVTAKDLALYVIGKIGTAGGTGHVVEFAGDAVVGLSMEGRMTLCNMTIEGGARAGLIAPDDVTFNYLMGRPMAPKGANWEAAVNYWKTLKTDAGAKFDTIHRFKAEDIAPMVTWGTSPEDVVAITDKVPDPKSAPDEAKRAGMERALAYMGLTAGTPMTEIKIDHVFIGSCTNGRIEDLRAAAALAKGRKVAAGVQVLVVPGSGLVKEQAEAEGLDEIFTNAGFEWRDAGCSMCLAMNADRLNPGERCASTSNRNFEGRQGRDSRTHLVSPAMAVAAAVTGKLTDVRKL, from the coding sequence ATGGCTACGCCCAGCACTCTGTTCGACAAAATCTGGCAGGCCCATCTGGTGGACCGCCAGGAAGACGGCACCTGCCTTTTGTATATCGACCGCCATCTCGTGCACGAGGTGACCAGCCCCCAGGCCTTCGAAGGCCTGCGGGTGGCGGGACGCAAGGTGCGCAAGCCCGAACAGACGCTGGCCGTGGCCGACCACAACGTGCCGACCAAGGACCGCGACAAGGGCATCGCCGAAGAGGAAAGCCGCATCCAGGTGGAAACCCTGGAAGCCAATGTCCGCGACTTCGCCGTGCCCTATTTCCCGATGAGCGACATCCGCCAGGGCGTCGTTCACATCGTAGGTCCCGAGCAGGGCTTCACGCTGCCGGGCGCCACCATCGTCTGCGGAGACTCCCACACCGCGACGCACGGCGCTTTCGGCTCGCTCGCCTTCGGCATCGGCACCAGCGAAGTCGAACATGTGTTGGCCACGCAAACGCTGTTGCAGCGCCCGGCCAAGAACATGCTGATCGAAGTGACCGGCACGCTGCCCCAAGGCGTCACCGCCAAGGACTTAGCGCTTTACGTCATCGGCAAGATCGGCACGGCGGGCGGCACCGGCCATGTGGTCGAATTCGCGGGCGACGCCGTGGTTGGCCTGTCGATGGAAGGGCGCATGACCCTTTGCAACATGACCATCGAGGGCGGGGCCAGGGCCGGACTGATCGCGCCCGACGACGTGACCTTCAATTATCTGATGGGCCGTCCGATGGCCCCCAAGGGCGCCAATTGGGAAGCCGCCGTCAATTACTGGAAGACGCTGAAGACCGACGCAGGTGCCAAGTTCGACACCATTCATCGCTTCAAGGCCGAAGACATCGCCCCCATGGTCACCTGGGGCACCAGCCCCGAAGACGTGGTGGCGATCACCGACAAGGTTCCCGATCCCAAGTCGGCCCCTGACGAGGCCAAGCGGGCGGGCATGGAACGCGCCCTGGCCTATATGGGCCTGACGGCAGGCACGCCGATGACCGAGATCAAGATCGATCACGTCTTCATCGGCTCTTGCACCAATGGCCGCATCGAAGATCTGCGCGCCGCCGCCGCACTCGCCAAGGGCCGCAAGGTGGCCGCTGGCGTGCAGGTGCTGGTGGTGCCGGGTTCCGGCTTGGTCAAGGAGCAGGCCGAAGCCGAGGGATTGGACGAAATCTTCACCAATGCCGGTTTCGAATGGCGCGATGCGGGTTGTTCGATGTGCTTGGCCATGAATGCCGACCGTTTGAATCCGGGCGAGCGCTGCGCCTCCACCTCGAACCGCAATTTCGAAGGCCGCCAGGGCCGCGATTCCCGCACCCATCTGGTCAGCCCGGCCATGGCCGTGGCCGCCGCCGTCACCGGCAAGTTGACGGACGTGAGGAAGCTGTAA
- the rplS gene encoding 50S ribosomal protein L19: MNLLQKFEQREMERLVAERPVPDFRPGDTLRVNVKVVEGDRTRLQAFEGMCIARKNNGVNSAFTVRKISYGEGVERVFPLYAPTVASIEVVRRGAVRRSKLYFLRDRRGKSARIAEAQGSWLKKDEAPASAPSEAKE, encoded by the coding sequence ATGAATCTTTTGCAGAAGTTTGAACAGCGCGAAATGGAACGCTTGGTTGCCGAGCGTCCGGTGCCCGATTTCCGCCCCGGCGACACGCTGCGCGTGAACGTCAAGGTGGTTGAAGGCGACCGCACCCGCCTGCAGGCCTTCGAAGGCATGTGCATCGCGCGCAAGAACAACGGCGTGAACTCGGCCTTCACGGTGCGCAAGATCAGCTATGGCGAGGGCGTCGAGCGCGTCTTCCCGCTGTATGCCCCCACCGTCGCCTCGATCGAGGTGGTGCGTCGTGGCGCCGTGCGCCGTTCGAAGCTGTACTTCCTGCGCGACCGTCGCGGCAAATCGGCCCGCATCGCCGAAGCCCAGGGTTCGTGGCTGAAGAAGGACGAGGCCCCGGCCAGCGCCCCTTCCGAGGCCAAGGAGTAA
- the trmD gene encoding tRNA (guanosine(37)-N1)-methyltransferase TrmD, whose amino-acid sequence MFPGPLGLSLAGRALERGIWALESVDIRAFACDKHRSVDDTPFGGGAGMVIRPDVVNAAILAARGPGPLVYLTPRGWPITQERVKELAQGPGMTVLCGRFEGMDQRVLDAHEALELSLGDFVLSGGEPAALALIDACVRLCPGVMGSEESLSEESFERGLLEYPHYTRPQVWEGREVPEVLTSGHHAKIKAWRLAQAEQVTKARRPDLWKAYADGLGKKDK is encoded by the coding sequence ATGTTCCCGGGACCCCTGGGTTTATCGCTGGCCGGACGGGCGCTGGAACGGGGCATTTGGGCGTTGGAATCGGTGGACATCAGGGCTTTCGCCTGCGATAAACACCGTTCCGTTGACGACACCCCCTTTGGGGGTGGCGCCGGAATGGTGATCCGCCCCGATGTCGTGAATGCGGCGATCCTGGCAGCCCGCGGGCCAGGTCCGCTGGTGTATCTGACCCCCAGGGGCTGGCCGATCACGCAAGAGCGCGTGAAGGAGCTGGCGCAGGGGCCGGGAATGACGGTGCTGTGCGGGCGCTTCGAAGGCATGGACCAGCGGGTGCTGGACGCCCACGAGGCGCTGGAGCTTAGTTTGGGCGATTTCGTTTTGTCGGGCGGAGAACCGGCCGCACTCGCCCTGATCGACGCCTGCGTGCGTTTGTGCCCAGGCGTCATGGGCAGCGAGGAATCGCTGTCCGAGGAAAGTTTCGAGCGGGGATTGTTGGAATATCCCCACTATACCCGGCCGCAAGTGTGGGAGGGCCGGGAGGTGCCAGAGGTTCTGACCTCGGGCCACCATGCGAAGATCAAGGCTTGGCGACTTGCCCAGGCTGAACAGGTAACGAAAGCGCGCAGGCCCGATTTATGGAAGGCCTACGCAGATGGTCTTGGAAAGAAGGATAAGTGA
- the rimM gene encoding ribosome maturation factor RimM — MSASRVLLGVVEGAHGVQGQVKVKSFAADPKAIASYGPLESGDGRSFKARFKGMARGNVLLSLSGIADRDQAQALRGTELYVPRSALPKLDEEEEGFYHADLIGLEARLLDGSALGSVVRAVDFGAGDLLEIRLQDQRRTALVPFTKAVVPVVDVPQGFVVIDPPLGLLDEAKKADEDKEKTV, encoded by the coding sequence ATGTCCGCTTCCCGCGTCCTGTTGGGCGTGGTGGAAGGCGCTCATGGCGTTCAGGGTCAGGTCAAGGTGAAGAGTTTCGCCGCCGATCCCAAAGCCATCGCCTCCTACGGCCCCTTGGAAAGCGGGGATGGACGCAGCTTCAAGGCCCGGTTCAAGGGCATGGCCAGGGGCAATGTGCTGCTCTCGTTGTCGGGGATTGCCGATCGCGATCAGGCGCAGGCCCTTCGGGGAACGGAACTTTACGTGCCCCGAAGCGCCCTGCCCAAGCTGGACGAGGAGGAAGAAGGCTTCTATCACGCCGATCTGATCGGCCTGGAAGCCAGACTTCTTGATGGTTCGGCCCTTGGATCGGTGGTCAGGGCGGTGGATTTCGGAGCAGGCGACCTGCTCGAAATCCGCCTTCAGGACCAGAGACGGACGGCACTGGTGCCCTTCACCAAGGCTGTGGTGCCGGTGGTGGATGTGCCGCAAGGTTTTGTGGTGATCGACCCGCCTTTGGGGCTTCTTGACGAAGCCAAAAAGGCGGACGAAGACAAGGAGAAGACGGTTTGA
- the rpsP gene encoding 30S ribosomal protein S16 yields the protein MPVSIRLSRAGAKKRPYYRIVVADTRSPRDGRFIEKVGTYNPQLPQDHAERVVLKAERIQHWLKNGVVVSDRCQRMFAAAGLMAKPAYPSQTKKDKPKAKAQERMKMEAAAAEEAAAKAAEAAAAPAEA from the coding sequence ATGCCCGTTTCCATTCGCCTTTCCCGCGCCGGCGCCAAGAAGCGCCCCTACTACCGCATCGTGGTGGCCGACACGCGCAGCCCCCGCGACGGTCGCTTCATCGAGAAGGTCGGCACCTACAATCCCCAATTGCCGCAAGATCACGCCGAGCGCGTGGTTCTGAAGGCCGAGCGCATTCAGCATTGGCTGAAGAATGGCGTGGTGGTCTCCGACCGTTGCCAGCGCATGTTCGCCGCCGCCGGTCTGATGGCCAAGCCTGCCTATCCTTCGCAGACCAAGAAGGACAAGCCCAAGGCCAAGGCCCAGGAGCGCATGAAGATGGAAGCCGCTGCGGCTGAAGAAGCCGCCGCCAAGGCCGCTGAAGCGGCTGCCGCTCCCGCCGAAGCGTAA
- the ffh gene encoding signal recognition particle protein, producing the protein MFESLSDKLSQTFERLKRKAALSEDDVGEALREVRIALLEADVALPVVKDFVAKVKERAIGQEVIRSVSPGQMVVKIVHDHLVETLGSAGVEINLNTAPPAVLLMVGLQGSGKTTTSAKIARRLKTLDKKKVLLASLDVYRPAAQEQLAILAAQAEVGSLPIVAGQKPVDIAKRALVNARLEGYDVVILDTAGRLHIDEALMDEVAKVRDAAQPIETLLVADAMTGQDAVTLAQSFNEKVGITGIVLTRVDGDARGGAALSMRAVTGQPIKFLGAGEKLDALEVFHPDRIAGRILGMGDVVSLVEKAAMNIEQADAEKLAARAMKGKFDLDDLAGQLKQMRKMGDLKGMLGMLPGAAKFKDKIADAKIDDKMIARQEAILSSMTPKERRNPDLIKASRKQRIAKGSGTSVQDINKLLKQHQQMADAMKKLGKLGQKGLMRHGMSALMGRGGNNPFQFH; encoded by the coding sequence ATGTTCGAGAGTTTAAGCGACAAACTTTCGCAAACGTTCGAGCGTTTGAAGCGCAAGGCGGCGTTGTCCGAGGACGACGTCGGCGAAGCGCTGCGCGAGGTGCGCATCGCCCTTCTGGAAGCCGATGTGGCGCTTCCCGTGGTCAAGGATTTCGTGGCCAAGGTGAAGGAACGCGCCATCGGCCAGGAAGTGATCCGTTCGGTTTCGCCGGGTCAGATGGTGGTCAAGATCGTCCATGACCATTTGGTCGAAACGCTGGGAAGTGCTGGCGTCGAAATCAATTTGAACACGGCCCCTCCGGCCGTTCTGCTGATGGTCGGCTTGCAGGGTTCGGGCAAAACCACGACCTCGGCCAAGATCGCAAGGCGCCTGAAAACGCTGGACAAGAAGAAGGTGCTGCTGGCTTCGCTCGACGTCTATCGCCCGGCGGCGCAAGAACAGTTGGCCATTCTGGCCGCCCAAGCCGAGGTGGGCAGTCTGCCCATCGTGGCGGGCCAAAAGCCGGTCGATATCGCCAAACGCGCCCTGGTGAACGCCCGTCTTGAAGGCTATGACGTGGTCATCTTGGATACGGCTGGTCGCCTGCATATCGACGAAGCGCTGATGGACGAAGTCGCCAAGGTGCGCGACGCCGCCCAACCCATCGAGACCCTGCTGGTCGCCGACGCCATGACCGGCCAGGATGCCGTCACCCTGGCGCAGTCCTTCAATGAAAAAGTGGGCATCACCGGCATCGTCCTGACCCGCGTCGATGGCGATGCGCGCGGTGGTGCTGCGCTTTCCATGCGCGCCGTCACCGGTCAGCCCATCAAGTTCCTGGGTGCGGGCGAAAAGCTGGACGCGCTGGAAGTTTTCCATCCCGACCGCATCGCCGGGCGCATCCTGGGCATGGGCGACGTGGTGTCGCTGGTCGAAAAAGCGGCCATGAACATCGAGCAGGCCGACGCCGAAAAGCTGGCGGCCCGCGCCATGAAGGGCAAATTCGATCTCGACGATCTGGCGGGCCAGCTTAAGCAGATGCGCAAGATGGGCGATTTGAAGGGCATGCTGGGCATGCTGCCAGGGGCCGCCAAATTCAAGGACAAGATCGCCGACGCCAAAATCGACGACAAGATGATCGCCAGACAGGAAGCCATCCTGTCCTCGATGACCCCCAAAGAACGGCGCAACCCCGACCTGATCAAGGCGTCGCGCAAGCAGCGCATCGCCAAGGGATCGGGGACCAGCGTCCAGGACATCAACAAACTTCTGAAACAGCATCAGCAGATGGCCGATGCGATGAAGAAACTGGGCAAGTTGGGCCAAAAGGGCCTGATGCGCCACGGCATGTCCGCGCTGATGGGGCGCGGCGGCAACAATCCTTTCCAATTTCACTGA
- a CDS encoding 4a-hydroxytetrahydrobiopterin dehydratase, translating to MREKLSPETVREHLDRLSGWREFPGRDAIRKTYQFKNFSEAFGFMTRVAMMAEKLDHHPEWTNIYNRVDMVLSTHDAKGVTETDFVLAQAADQAALGNRPQD from the coding sequence ATGAGGGAAAAGCTCTCGCCCGAGACTGTGCGCGAACACCTTGATCGCCTAAGCGGCTGGCGCGAATTTCCGGGCCGCGACGCCATCCGCAAAACCTATCAGTTCAAGAATTTCTCCGAGGCCTTCGGCTTCATGACCCGCGTGGCCATGATGGCGGAAAAGCTCGACCATCATCCGGAATGGACCAATATCTACAATCGCGTCGACATGGTTCTGTCCACCCATGACGCAAAAGGCGTCACCGAGACAGACTTCGTGCTGGCGCAAGCAGCCGATCAGGCGGCGCTGGGGAATCGCCCTCAGGATTAG
- a CDS encoding ABC transporter substrate-binding protein — translation MRFCRLFWLAQIFCILYATCSAEAAQPQELRQVRLQLKWTHQFQFAGYYAAKAKGYYAEAGIDAVILEGRPDISPTTSVLEGKADFGISNSSLLIERSRGKPVVALAAVFQHSPYIIMARQGANIASPRDLVGKTMMVEEHADELLAYLHAEKVPPNSLKIIPHSGRVIEIGRGQVDAMTAYSTLEPYLMHKQGTPFRVFSPRSSDIDFYGDLLFTTEDLLKRDPALAGAFRKASLKGWRYALDHQSEIIDLMIGSYAPGLDRGLLEFEAKQTALMIAADIIEIGFMSENRWRKIADGFAAAGLMPANFSLKGFLLPQ, via the coding sequence ATGCGCTTTTGCCGCCTATTCTGGCTGGCCCAGATTTTCTGCATCCTTTATGCAACATGCTCCGCAGAGGCCGCACAGCCGCAAGAGCTGCGCCAGGTGCGCCTGCAGCTGAAATGGACGCACCAGTTCCAATTCGCGGGCTATTACGCCGCCAAGGCGAAGGGCTATTACGCCGAGGCCGGGATCGATGCCGTGATCCTGGAAGGCCGCCCCGACATCAGTCCGACGACTTCGGTTCTTGAAGGCAAGGCCGATTTCGGGATCAGCAATTCATCGCTGCTGATCGAACGCAGCCGGGGAAAGCCGGTGGTGGCGTTGGCCGCCGTTTTTCAGCATTCCCCTTACATCATCATGGCTCGCCAGGGGGCCAATATCGCCAGCCCCCGCGATCTGGTCGGCAAGACGATGATGGTGGAGGAACATGCCGACGAATTGCTGGCCTATCTCCATGCCGAGAAAGTGCCGCCAAACAGTCTGAAGATCATCCCCCATTCGGGCCGGGTCATCGAAATCGGACGCGGCCAAGTGGACGCCATGACGGCCTATTCGACCTTGGAACCTTATCTGATGCACAAGCAAGGAACGCCTTTCCGGGTCTTCAGCCCGCGTTCCTCCGACATCGATTTCTATGGTGATTTGTTGTTTACGACCGAAGACCTGCTCAAGCGCGACCCGGCGCTGGCTGGCGCCTTTCGCAAGGCCTCGCTTAAAGGCTGGCGCTACGCCCTGGATCATCAGTCTGAAATCATCGATCTCATGATTGGCAGCTATGCGCCCGGCCTGGATCGCGGACTTCTGGAATTCGAGGCCAAGCAAACCGCGCTTATGATCGCTGCCGACATCATCGAGATCGGTTTCATGAGCGAGAACAGATGGCGTAAAATCGCCGACGGTTTCGCCGCCGCTGGCCTGATGCCCGCGAACTTCTCGCTGAAGGGTTTTCTGCTTCCCCAATGA